From the genome of Streptosporangiales bacterium, one region includes:
- a CDS encoding sulfatase-like hydrolase/transferase, with the protein MASNDPQRPNIVVVVSDDQGPWALGCAGTDELLTPQLDRLAADGTRFDRFFCASPVCSPARASLLTGRMPSATGVHDWIRGEVYGIVTDRDVAYLEGLTTTPEVLAAAGWRCGYAGKWHLGTGREPAPGFDFWYAHRTGDGPYFGAPIWRAGSRQAEPRYLTHAITEEALAFLRGCEGDEPFYLTVNYTAPHSPWVDQHPAEYLDLYADCDFRSCPQESPHPWFSWEPGPVSDAMRDPRPSLQGYFASITAMDEGIGRIVEHLVEEELRASTVVVFTSDNGYSCGHRGIWGKGNGTWPLNMWENSIRVPTIVSQPGRVGAGAVSGALASQCDLHPTLLQLAGVPVPDDPLAAGVSMAAELTGDAGDAREAVVVCHEYGGVRAVRTQEWKYVVRHGAAPDELYDLRDDPDERANLVDDASYRRRVDELDGILHDWFATRVDPRLDAFDRPVSGRGQLQPVGAGAGSTYHQGDEERRVQPAGSQP; encoded by the coding sequence ATGGCGAGCAACGACCCGCAGCGTCCGAACATCGTGGTCGTCGTCAGCGACGACCAGGGGCCGTGGGCGCTCGGCTGCGCGGGCACCGACGAGCTGCTGACCCCGCAGCTGGACCGGCTCGCCGCGGACGGCACCAGGTTCGACCGGTTCTTCTGCGCCTCGCCGGTGTGCTCGCCCGCACGTGCGTCGCTGCTCACCGGGCGGATGCCGTCGGCGACCGGGGTACACGACTGGATCCGCGGCGAGGTGTACGGCATAGTGACCGACCGTGACGTGGCGTACCTGGAGGGCCTGACCACGACACCCGAGGTGCTCGCGGCCGCGGGGTGGCGGTGCGGGTACGCGGGGAAGTGGCACCTGGGCACCGGCAGGGAGCCCGCCCCCGGTTTCGACTTCTGGTACGCGCACCGGACCGGCGACGGGCCCTACTTCGGTGCGCCGATCTGGCGTGCCGGCAGCAGGCAGGCCGAGCCGCGGTACCTCACCCATGCCATCACCGAGGAGGCGCTCGCCTTCCTCCGCGGCTGCGAAGGCGACGAGCCGTTCTACCTGACGGTGAACTACACCGCACCGCACAGCCCGTGGGTGGACCAGCACCCGGCGGAGTACCTGGACCTGTACGCCGACTGCGACTTCAGGTCGTGCCCGCAGGAGTCGCCGCACCCGTGGTTCAGCTGGGAGCCTGGCCCGGTCTCCGATGCGATGCGCGACCCGCGTCCCAGCCTGCAGGGCTACTTCGCGTCCATCACCGCCATGGACGAGGGCATCGGGCGCATCGTGGAGCACCTCGTGGAGGAGGAGCTGCGTGCTTCCACGGTCGTCGTGTTCACCTCGGACAACGGCTACAGCTGCGGGCACCGCGGCATCTGGGGTAAGGGCAACGGCACCTGGCCGCTGAACATGTGGGAGAACTCGATCCGGGTGCCCACGATCGTCAGCCAGCCGGGCCGGGTCGGAGCCGGCGCGGTCTCGGGCGCGCTCGCCAGCCAGTGCGACCTGCACCCCACCCTGCTGCAGCTCGCCGGCGTACCGGTGCCTGACGACCCGCTCGCGGCGGGGGTGAGCATGGCGGCCGAGCTGACCGGTGACGCGGGGGACGCCCGCGAGGCGGTGGTGGTCTGCCACGAGTACGGCGGGGTACGCGCCGTACGTACGCAGGAGTGGAAGTACGTCGTGCGGCACGGTGCCGCGCCCGACGAGCTGTACGACCTGCGCGACGACCCGGACGAGCGCGCCAACCTGGTCGACGACGCCAGCTACCGGCGGCGCGTGGACGAGCTCGACGGCATCCTGCACGACTGGTTCGCCACCCGCGTCGACCCGCGGCTCGACGCGTTCGACCGGCCGGTCTCCGGTCGCGGCCAGCTGCAGCCCGTCGGCGCCGGCGCCGGCTCGACGTACCATCAGGGCGACGAAGAACGCCGTGTGCAGCCTGCAGGGAGCCAGCCATGA
- a CDS encoding alpha/beta fold hydrolase, which translates to MTVPLPFTYQRVDVGGVRISCAVGGSGPPVLLLHGYPQTHLIWHHVAPQLAADFTVVLADLRGYGDSDKPASADDHAPYSKRSMAADQLALMRALGFERFAVAGHDRGGRVGHRVALDAPAAVAALAVLDIVPTRYAFQHADAAFGAGYYHWFFLTAGNGIPERLIGNDPEFWIRARMSARHHGGTPFDPAAMDEYIRCFSDPAAIHASCEDYRAAASIDLRHDDADADAGRLVTCPVLALWGGHGFVGRSYDVLDVWRAYASDLRGSPLPCDHYLPEESPEQTTDALREFFAAHR; encoded by the coding sequence ATGACCGTGCCGTTGCCCTTCACGTACCAGCGGGTCGATGTGGGCGGGGTGCGGATCAGCTGCGCGGTCGGCGGTTCCGGGCCGCCGGTGTTGTTGTTGCACGGGTATCCGCAGACGCACCTGATCTGGCACCACGTCGCGCCGCAGCTGGCCGCGGACTTCACCGTCGTGCTCGCGGACTTGCGTGGTTACGGCGACAGCGACAAGCCGGCGTCTGCGGACGACCATGCGCCGTACTCGAAGCGGTCGATGGCCGCCGACCAGCTGGCGCTGATGCGGGCGCTGGGGTTCGAGCGGTTCGCGGTTGCCGGACACGACCGCGGTGGCCGCGTCGGTCACCGGGTGGCGCTGGACGCGCCGGCCGCCGTGGCCGCGCTCGCGGTGCTCGACATCGTGCCGACGAGGTACGCGTTCCAGCATGCGGACGCGGCGTTCGGCGCCGGGTACTACCACTGGTTCTTCCTGACCGCAGGCAACGGGATACCCGAGCGGCTGATCGGCAACGACCCGGAGTTCTGGATCCGGGCGCGGATGTCCGCACGCCACCACGGCGGCACGCCGTTCGACCCGGCGGCCATGGACGAGTACATCCGCTGTTTCTCCGATCCCGCGGCGATCCATGCGTCCTGCGAGGACTACCGTGCGGCGGCCAGCATCGACCTCAGGCACGACGACGCCGATGCCGACGCCGGCCGACTCGTGACCTGCCCGGTGCTCGCGCTGTGGGGCGGGCACGGCTTCGTGGGGCGCAGCTACGACGTCCTCGACGTGTGGCGTGCGTACGCATCCGACCTGCGGGGTTCGCCATTGCCCTGCGACCACTACCTGCCTGAGGAATCGCCCGAGCAGACGACGGACGCGCTGCGGGAGTTCTTCGCCGCCCACCGATGA